The following proteins are encoded in a genomic region of Candidatus Tanganyikabacteria bacterium:
- a CDS encoding LysM peptidoglycan-binding domain-containing protein, whose protein sequence is MGSILGSAGITTTYTVKSGDSLWTIAARTMGRGDRWRELYDLNRGLIGADPGKLRVGMALRLPPGGSTPVTSPPATSGSTAVPAVPPTGPATPTRPPVSPAPPRPPRLPGDSLSLSDAARTPRPPQPKPADPPKTAAPPAAPPAAPGADSDRDGVPDEYDRAPQDAADKRWNMKAAREYGQFAKDRVAQLVAQKAEVDCADLTVKLLEDFARAKGLPNPFAGIGKWSVYTPERPGGLPNVKGPNYFRSGMHADNLAKEFTRRINDRNADGTAGFTDELGTVDSKDLRPGDILFYDWDGDGVVNHTVNVIDVADDGSVTIAFGTYDNTAGENATLTWDRLDLAPVEIKVLTPGSEDSLKYLGPLNRLWGARRFSWLPDEAPTT, encoded by the coding sequence TTGGGCTCGATCCTTGGCTCTGCCGGGATCACGACGACGTACACGGTGAAGAGCGGGGATTCGCTCTGGACGATCGCCGCACGGACCATGGGGCGGGGCGATCGCTGGCGCGAGCTTTACGACCTCAACCGCGGGCTCATCGGGGCCGATCCGGGCAAACTGCGGGTAGGCATGGCCCTGCGCCTGCCGCCGGGCGGATCCACGCCCGTCACGTCTCCTCCGGCCACGTCCGGGTCGACCGCCGTCCCGGCCGTGCCACCCACCGGGCCCGCGACGCCGACTCGCCCCCCCGTCTCGCCTGCGCCCCCGCGCCCGCCGCGGTTGCCCGGCGATTCCCTGTCGCTCTCCGACGCCGCCCGGACGCCCAGGCCGCCGCAGCCGAAGCCGGCCGACCCGCCCAAAACCGCCGCGCCGCCGGCTGCGCCTCCCGCGGCCCCCGGAGCCGACAGCGACCGCGACGGAGTGCCCGACGAGTACGATCGCGCCCCCCAGGACGCCGCCGACAAGCGCTGGAACATGAAGGCGGCCCGCGAGTACGGGCAGTTCGCCAAGGATCGGGTCGCGCAACTGGTCGCGCAGAAGGCCGAAGTGGACTGCGCCGATCTCACGGTGAAGCTCCTCGAGGACTTCGCCAGGGCGAAGGGCCTGCCCAACCCGTTCGCCGGCATCGGCAAGTGGAGCGTTTACACGCCCGAACGCCCCGGCGGCCTGCCGAACGTCAAGGGGCCCAACTACTTCCGCTCGGGCATGCACGCCGACAACCTCGCCAAGGAGTTCACCCGGCGCATCAACGACCGCAACGCCGACGGCACGGCGGGGTTCACCGATGAGCTAGGGACCGTCGACAGCAAGGATCTACGGCCGGGCGACATCCTGTTCTACGACTGGGACGGCGACGGCGTGGTCAACCATACCGTCAACGTCATCGACGTGGCCGACGACGGCAGCGTGACCATCGCGTTCGGCACCTACGACAACACCGCCGGCGAAAACGCGACGTTGACCTGGGACCGCCTGGATCTCGCGCCCGTTGAGATCAAGGTGCTCACGCCGGGCAGCGAGGACTCCCTCAAGTACCTCGGCCCGCTCAACCGGCTCTGGGGCGCCAGGCGCTTCTCGTGGCTGCCGGACGAGGCGCCGACGACGTAA